The Microcoleus sp. FACHB-831 genome has a window encoding:
- a CDS encoding VOC family protein, with product MQITQCLHAAILVSDLDRAEHFYGAVIGLPKVERSLKFPGAWYQVGSFQIHLIVADSIPSDLVDAQKLGRNRHLAFSVDNLEAAKNQLLTHNFPIQMSASGRAALFTQDPDGNIIELNEV from the coding sequence ATGCAAATCACCCAATGTCTTCATGCAGCTATTCTGGTTTCTGATTTGGATCGAGCAGAACACTTCTACGGCGCTGTAATAGGATTACCCAAAGTAGAGCGATCGCTTAAATTTCCTGGTGCGTGGTACCAAGTCGGCTCGTTCCAGATCCACCTAATTGTCGCAGACTCTATACCATCCGATCTGGTAGACGCACAAAAGTTAGGACGCAACCGACATTTAGCATTTTCAGTTGATAACTTGGAAGCTGCAAAAAATCAATTGCTAACTCACAATTTCCCCATACAAATGAGCGCTTCTGGTCGCGCTGCTTTATTCACCCAAGACCCCGATGGCAATATCATCGAATTGAACGAAGTATGA
- a CDS encoding CDGSH iron-sulfur domain-containing protein — translation MNPPIIADNKPVVLELEAGTYYWCSCGQSANAPYCDGSHKDSGFTPLKFTLEETKKVALCQCKHTSNAPFCDGAHINL, via the coding sequence ATGAATCCACCAATTATTGCAGACAATAAACCTGTTGTTTTGGAACTAGAAGCTGGTACTTACTATTGGTGTAGTTGCGGACAATCTGCAAATGCGCCTTACTGCGATGGTTCTCATAAAGATAGTGGATTTACTCCTTTAAAGTTCACCCTTGAGGAAACTAAAAAAGTTGCTTTATGTCAATGCAAACATACAAGCAATGCACCTTTCTGTGACGGAGCGCATATCAATTTGTAA
- the fabG gene encoding 3-oxoacyl-ACP reductase FabG — MKGKRVLLTGGTGGLGLGVTPAVLAQGAEVTIPYHTSLQVERLKAFVSPEDFDRIQFIPANLTDEGSVQNAIARMERVDVLIHLVGGFAMGNTHEYSFSDWKRDFDLNLNTTFLVCKHSLKKMLENGYGRIVTVGSRGAVEPTGQLAAYCASKAGVVALTQAIADETKGTNITANVVLPSIIDTPTNRESMGAENASKWVQPESLAQVICFLASEAAKDVRGAAIPVYGNI; from the coding sequence ATGAAAGGCAAGCGAGTTTTACTGACAGGCGGTACTGGTGGGCTTGGTTTGGGCGTCACCCCAGCCGTTCTAGCTCAAGGTGCAGAAGTCACCATTCCTTATCACACTTCTCTACAAGTAGAACGCCTCAAGGCTTTTGTGTCACCAGAGGATTTTGATCGTATTCAGTTTATCCCTGCTAATCTTACGGATGAAGGTTCGGTACAGAATGCGATCGCCCGCATGGAAAGAGTGGATGTATTAATTCATCTCGTGGGTGGTTTTGCCATGGGTAACACTCACGAGTATAGTTTCTCAGATTGGAAACGCGACTTTGACTTAAATTTAAATACGACTTTTTTAGTTTGCAAACATAGCCTAAAAAAAATGTTAGAAAATGGCTACGGGCGCATTGTCACCGTCGGTTCGCGTGGCGCTGTGGAACCAACAGGACAGTTAGCCGCTTACTGTGCTTCTAAAGCTGGCGTTGTGGCGTTAACGCAGGCGATCGCTGACGAAACTAAAGGCACTAATATTACAGCTAATGTCGTTCTACCCAGCATAATTGACACCCCTACCAATCGTGAATCAATGGGTGCAGAAAATGCATCCAAGTGGGTACAACCTGAATCTCTAGCACAAGTGATTTGCTTCCTAGCCTCAGAAGCCGCTAAAGATGTGCGAGGTGCTGCTATTCCCGTTTATGGAAATATTTAG
- a CDS encoding 1-acyl-sn-glycerol-3-phosphate acyltransferase, whose amino-acid sequence MSNPIVHVQPPLEFIPPNFNPLVLRGAQMILPFWLRSQTSITDIKADNVETLVDMYRQFQEGKIRFLMAFRHPAVDDPLCMLHLLSHTVPKVARQHNLSLKHPIHAHFIYDRGIPLWAGSWITWLYPRMGGTPILRGKVDRMGLRSVRELFANGTLPMAAAPEGATNGHNEIVSPLEPGIAQMGFWCVEDLLKAGRSEKVFILPVGIQYRYFEAPWKAIEKLLRELETACGLPVTHEPEEIPPGKEANKSLYTRLYRLAEHFLTLMEDFYTRFYHQTLPNTTTTKVAPADTVLEENILRSPLPLPTSNAEFSARLQALLDTALRVAEEYFNLQPKGSLIDRCRRLEQAGWDYIYREDLKNIEALSPLERGLADRIAEEASLRMWHMRLVESFVAVTGAYVWEKTTAERFAETTLLMWDVMARIKGGSPFRRPSLGKQWVQMTVGEPLSVSDRWETYQASRRGAKQSVADLTHDLQVALQNMIS is encoded by the coding sequence TTGTCTAATCCAATTGTTCACGTCCAACCACCGCTAGAATTTATTCCACCAAATTTTAACCCGCTAGTACTGCGGGGCGCTCAAATGATATTGCCTTTTTGGTTGCGATCGCAAACATCTATAACTGACATTAAAGCGGACAATGTAGAAACCCTAGTAGATATGTATCGCCAGTTCCAAGAAGGTAAAATACGCTTTTTAATGGCATTTCGCCATCCCGCCGTTGACGATCCGTTGTGTATGTTACATTTGCTTTCTCACACCGTACCCAAAGTAGCGCGACAACATAATTTATCACTTAAACACCCAATTCATGCCCACTTTATTTACGATCGCGGCATTCCTCTTTGGGCTGGTTCGTGGATAACCTGGCTATATCCCCGTATGGGCGGAACCCCAATCCTTCGCGGCAAGGTAGATCGCATGGGACTGCGCTCGGTTCGCGAACTATTTGCTAATGGTACCTTGCCAATGGCAGCAGCCCCAGAAGGTGCAACAAATGGTCACAATGAAATTGTCAGCCCTTTAGAACCTGGCATTGCTCAAATGGGGTTCTGGTGTGTTGAAGATTTGCTTAAAGCTGGACGCTCGGAAAAAGTTTTTATTCTGCCAGTAGGGATTCAATATCGTTATTTCGAGGCTCCTTGGAAAGCCATAGAAAAGCTTTTGAGGGAATTAGAAACAGCTTGCGGTTTGCCTGTAACTCATGAGCCAGAAGAAATTCCTCCTGGAAAAGAAGCGAACAAATCTCTTTACACGCGGTTATATCGTTTAGCGGAACACTTTCTAACTTTAATGGAGGACTTTTATACCCGTTTTTATCATCAAACTTTACCGAATACAACAACAACAAAAGTAGCTCCTGCTGATACCGTACTAGAAGAAAATATTCTGCGATCGCCCTTGCCTCTGCCTACTTCCAATGCCGAATTTTCTGCTCGCCTCCAAGCGTTACTAGACACAGCATTACGGGTGGCAGAGGAGTATTTTAATCTTCAGCCCAAAGGTAGCCTAATAGATCGCTGTCGCCGCCTGGAACAAGCAGGTTGGGATTATATTTATCGAGAAGATCTAAAGAACATTGAAGCACTCTCACCTCTAGAACGAGGACTGGCGGATCGCATTGCAGAAGAAGCTAGTCTGCGAATGTGGCATATGCGATTGGTAGAAAGTTTCGTAGCAGTTACAGGCGCTTATGTTTGGGAAAAAACTACAGCAGAACGCTTTGCTGAAACAACCTTACTAATGTGGGACGTAATGGCACGAATTAAGGGTGGAAGCCCCTTTCGTCGTCCTAGTTTGGGCAAGCAATGGGTACAGATGACTGTAGGGGAACCTTTATCAGTTTCAGACCGATGGGAAACCTATCAAGCCAGTCGCCGAGGCGCTAAACAATCTGTTGCCGATCTTACTCACGACCTTCAAGTTGCCTTACAAAATATGATTTCTTAA
- a CDS encoding phenylacetate--CoA ligase family protein, producing the protein MQDSQRQKAIAGFESFLNTPLQTRLEQYRTNPPEASAIALFHDVAATVPAYKDFLAQHSIDPSSIQTFEDFQKLPLITKENYLRLHPLAEFCRNGKLENCDAIAVSSGSTGKPTFWPRFFTDELQIATRFEQIFHDSFYADTRRTLAVICFTLGTWVGGIFTANCCRYLASKGYPIAVITPGNNKEEIFRVVQELGEGFDQVVLLGYPPFIKDVVDSGIARGVEWQKYQIKMVFAGEVFSEEWRSLVGERVGSTNQFYDSASLYGTADAGVLGNETPLSICIRSFLANNPEAAKALFGESRLPTLVQYDPLSRFFEVEEGTLLFSGDNGIPLVRYHIADTGGIISYDAMIEFLARWGFNPVETLQQQDGRGIHQLPFVYVFGRSNFTVSYFGANIYPENVTVGLEQPVIKEWVTGKFVMQVKEDLDKNRFLSVVVELAPGVEGSDEKREAIARSLLSQLKRLNSEFANYVPSEYQMPQIALTPTGDPEYFPIGVKHRYTRQ; encoded by the coding sequence ATGCAAGATTCACAACGTCAAAAAGCGATCGCAGGGTTTGAATCGTTCCTGAATACACCTTTGCAAACGCGGTTGGAACAATATCGCACAAATCCCCCAGAAGCAAGTGCGATCGCTTTGTTTCATGATGTTGCTGCTACCGTACCAGCTTACAAAGACTTTCTCGCGCAACACAGTATAGATCCTTCCTCTATCCAAACTTTCGAGGATTTCCAAAAACTACCCCTAATTACTAAAGAGAACTATCTGCGACTTCACCCACTCGCAGAGTTTTGTCGCAACGGAAAGCTAGAAAACTGCGACGCGATCGCTGTTTCCTCTGGCTCAACGGGAAAGCCTACATTTTGGCCGCGTTTTTTTACCGATGAACTCCAGATTGCTACACGTTTTGAGCAAATATTCCACGATAGCTTTTATGCCGATACTCGCCGCACTTTAGCCGTCATCTGCTTTACTTTGGGTACTTGGGTAGGCGGAATATTTACGGCGAATTGCTGTCGCTATCTCGCTAGTAAAGGCTACCCGATTGCCGTTATTACTCCCGGAAACAACAAAGAAGAAATATTCCGAGTTGTGCAGGAACTTGGTGAGGGTTTCGATCAAGTTGTACTGTTGGGATATCCGCCATTTATTAAAGATGTTGTTGATAGCGGTATTGCGCGTGGAGTGGAGTGGCAGAAATATCAAATAAAGATGGTTTTTGCTGGGGAAGTCTTTAGCGAAGAGTGGCGCAGTCTAGTTGGTGAAAGAGTTGGTTCGACAAATCAATTTTATGATTCAGCGTCACTGTATGGAACTGCTGATGCAGGTGTTTTAGGTAACGAGACACCGCTGAGTATTTGTATTCGTAGTTTTTTAGCTAATAATCCAGAAGCGGCTAAGGCACTATTTGGAGAATCGCGTCTCCCTACCCTCGTACAATACGATCCCCTCAGCCGCTTTTTTGAAGTTGAAGAAGGCACATTATTATTTTCAGGAGATAACGGTATTCCCCTGGTGCGCTATCACATCGCTGATACTGGCGGCATAATTTCTTATGATGCGATGATTGAGTTTCTTGCACGCTGGGGATTCAACCCCGTAGAAACATTGCAGCAACAGGATGGAAGAGGGATTCATCAGTTGCCTTTCGTTTATGTTTTTGGACGTTCTAACTTTACAGTCTCTTATTTTGGTGCAAATATCTACCCAGAAAATGTGACGGTGGGGTTAGAGCAACCTGTTATCAAAGAGTGGGTAACTGGTAAATTTGTGATGCAAGTTAAGGAAGATCTTGATAAGAATCGATTTCTTTCTGTTGTTGTGGAGTTAGCGCCTGGTGTAGAAGGTAGCGACGAGAAGAGGGAGGCGATCGCGCGCTCTCTCCTCTCCCAATTAAAGCGACTTAATAGCGAATTTGCCAACTATGTCCCCTCCGAATATCAAATGCCACAAATTGCATTAACCCCAACTGGCGATCCAGAATATTTCCCCATTGGCGTCAAGCATCGCTACACCCGGCAGTAG
- a CDS encoding VOC family protein, whose protein sequence is MIPVTGLNHAVLYVRELNRSVDFYKSVFAVISGVLATMEPANQSMLKIQMGWSLKLPGKFPENTGENLKIGQ, encoded by the coding sequence ATGATTCCGGTTACTGGTCTTAACCATGCGGTTCTTTACGTGCGCGAGTTAAATCGTTCAGTTGATTTCTATAAATCAGTTTTTGCGGTTATTTCCGGGGTGCTAGCGACCATGGAGCCAGCAAATCAATCTATGCTCAAGATCCAGATGGGATGGAGTTTGAAATTACCTGGCAAATTCCCCGAAAATACTGGGGAGAATTTGAAGATCGGGCAGTAG
- a CDS encoding helix-turn-helix domain-containing protein, whose protein sequence is MEAQTPPTPAYQVEDSDNYNRKTCPAEIALKAISGRWKLLIVRELWSEVRRFGELQRALEGITQKMLTQQLREMEQDGIIHREVYLQIPPKVEYSLTPLGETLKPIIEAMHEWGTKL, encoded by the coding sequence ATGGAAGCTCAAACCCCCCCTACGCCTGCTTACCAAGTAGAAGACAGCGATAATTACAATAGAAAAACTTGTCCTGCGGAAATCGCATTGAAGGCAATTAGCGGACGATGGAAGCTTTTGATTGTAAGGGAGCTATGGTCAGAAGTAAGACGTTTTGGTGAGTTGCAACGAGCCTTAGAGGGAATTACCCAGAAGATGTTAACGCAGCAGCTCAGAGAAATGGAGCAAGACGGAATTATTCATCGCGAGGTCTATTTGCAAATTCCTCCTAAAGTAGAATATTCTTTAACGCCATTAGGAGAAACTTTGAAACCAATTATCGAAGCCATGCATGAATGGGGGACGAAGTTGTGA
- a CDS encoding recombinase family protein, with translation MKIIAYLYSDPLLESAPSPDVWGWEVDAVYQDLGGRQQLGQLLADCSNERVDYLLIRRLEELGDSVEEVCDRLTKLESLGIQLIATESRSPQADLLKLFSQIQRSQRSRRIRQGHARNRLKASPPPGKPPYGYRRGKERYIIDRSAAPVVKDFFEQFLLYGSLRGAVRYLEKKYNKKISASTGQRWLTNPVYRGDTAYQNGTVLADTHVAIISKEEAAQIDRLLRRNRRLAPRTASAPRSLAGLVICAECQSPMTITRVTARRKEQEYLYLRPTNCIKQPKCKAISYEQILEQTIQRICEDLPRAVAGMNLPNMDGIKGNITEEILKKQDILTQLPVLTVNGVLDAETAELRAYKLRTELSQLQAQLSQMPPVNLREIAQAVSITQFWKDLSESERRFYFREFIRAIEIRRNDEMWQLQLFFIF, from the coding sequence ATGAAAATTATTGCTTATTTGTATAGCGACCCTCTATTAGAATCGGCACCTTCCCCAGATGTTTGGGGTTGGGAGGTGGACGCGGTTTATCAAGATTTGGGAGGGCGTCAACAATTGGGGCAATTATTAGCAGATTGCTCTAATGAACGAGTTGATTATCTATTAATTCGGCGGTTGGAAGAATTGGGAGACTCGGTAGAGGAAGTGTGCGATCGCCTCACGAAACTGGAATCTCTAGGCATCCAGCTAATTGCTACAGAGTCGCGATCGCCCCAAGCCGATTTGCTCAAACTCTTCTCGCAAATCCAACGCAGCCAGCGCAGTCGTCGCATCCGCCAAGGACACGCCCGCAATCGCCTTAAAGCCTCGCCTCCTCCTGGCAAGCCGCCTTACGGTTATCGACGAGGTAAAGAACGCTATATTATCGACCGCAGCGCTGCCCCAGTTGTCAAGGATTTTTTTGAACAATTCCTGCTTTATGGTTCCCTGCGCGGCGCGGTGCGCTACCTGGAAAAGAAATACAACAAGAAAATTTCAGCATCTACCGGGCAACGCTGGCTGACTAACCCAGTCTATCGAGGCGATACGGCTTATCAAAATGGCACGGTGCTTGCAGATACCCATGTCGCCATCATTTCCAAAGAAGAAGCCGCGCAAATAGACCGCCTCCTGCGTCGCAACCGCCGCCTCGCACCCCGCACCGCCAGCGCCCCTCGTTCTCTGGCTGGCTTGGTTATCTGCGCTGAGTGTCAGTCGCCTATGACTATAACCCGCGTCACAGCCCGTCGCAAAGAGCAAGAATATCTTTATCTGCGCCCAACTAATTGCATCAAACAACCTAAGTGTAAAGCTATTTCTTACGAGCAAATATTAGAGCAAACTATTCAAAGAATTTGCGAAGATTTACCCCGCGCGGTGGCTGGGATGAATCTACCCAATATGGATGGAATTAAGGGCAATATTACCGAGGAAATTCTTAAGAAGCAAGATATTTTAACTCAGTTGCCAGTTCTAACTGTTAATGGTGTTTTGGATGCAGAGACGGCGGAACTACGCGCCTACAAATTACGCACAGAACTTTCCCAACTGCAAGCGCAACTTTCTCAAATGCCGCCAGTTAATTTACGCGAAATTGCCCAAGCTGTATCAATTACCCAATTTTGGAAAGATTTGTCAGAATCGGAGCGACGCTTCTATTTTCGAGAGTTTATTCGTGCGATTGAGATTAGGCGTAATGATGAGATGTGGCAGTTGCAATTATTTTTTATTTTTTAG
- a CDS encoding pirin family protein: MITLRKSEDRGHANHGWLNSYHTFSFANYYDTAHMGFRDLRVINEDRVKEGNGFGAHSHRDMEIISYVLEGALEHKDSMGNSSIIRPGEVQIMSAGTGVTHSEYNHSESDTVHFLQIWILPNGKGLQPRYDQKMYSDEEKHGKLRLIVSQDGRDGSVSINQDVNLYATKLEAGQKIDSAIVPNRHAWVQVIQGQITLNDVVLHTGDGAAVSDESNLVMEAKEAAEILLFDLA; encoded by the coding sequence ATGATTACACTACGAAAATCTGAAGATAGAGGCCATGCTAATCATGGCTGGCTTAATTCCTACCATACATTTTCATTCGCTAACTATTACGATACCGCTCACATGGGATTTAGAGATCTGCGAGTGATTAACGAAGACAGAGTGAAAGAGGGTAATGGTTTTGGGGCGCACTCTCACAGGGATATGGAAATCATTTCCTACGTGCTAGAAGGTGCTTTGGAGCATAAAGATAGCATGGGTAACAGTTCCATAATTCGTCCTGGTGAGGTACAAATTATGAGCGCTGGTACAGGTGTTACTCACAGCGAATATAATCATTCTGAAAGCGATACGGTGCATTTTCTGCAAATTTGGATTCTACCAAATGGAAAAGGATTGCAACCTAGATACGATCAGAAAATGTATTCCGATGAGGAAAAGCACGGGAAATTGCGCCTGATTGTTTCCCAAGATGGTAGAGATGGCTCTGTTAGCATCAATCAAGATGTTAATCTCTACGCTACAAAGCTAGAAGCTGGGCAAAAAATTGACAGCGCGATCGTCCCTAATCGTCATGCTTGGGTGCAAGTTATCCAAGGCCAAATTACTCTAAATGATGTGGTGCTTCACACTGGTGATGGTGCAGCAGTAAGCGACGAAAGTAATCTGGTTATGGAAGCAAAAGAAGCCGCAGAAATTTTGTTATTTGATTTGGCGTAA
- a CDS encoding sensor histidine kinase has translation MINSSFLVIAHSLPSSNLEVIAGAANLCISFCYFAISTLLAQGLWDNRKDSVDLLVLVTSGIFFSCGLGHTAHGIGMIGLADTTLWQVCFDGMTMIPAIAFLSLRKKYSLLVRFSQILKSKADLEQRNVTLEGKVEQRTHELQEQNQRLNEALAQANRMQMQLVQSEKMSMLGQMVSGISHEINNPINFIYGNLPHVEEYVQDIVKAVQVYQGCCPSETAREHSEEIDLDFVLEDLPRVVDSMKLGAERIRELVLTLRNFYRLDEAQMKAADLHAGIDSTLVLLNNRHNKKIEIVRYFGNIPNVECHINQVNQVFMNLISNAIEALLDLPIQNKKIEIATHLVGKDKVVVSISDNGCGIPLEVQQHLFEPLFTTKPIGVGTGLGLSICHQIVTETHGGQIVCFSAPTEGTTFVVELPLAQNNPVKAREVAIAL, from the coding sequence ATGATAAATTCTTCTTTTTTGGTAATTGCTCATTCTTTACCTTCTTCTAACCTTGAAGTTATAGCCGGAGCTGCTAATCTTTGTATATCTTTCTGTTATTTTGCGATTTCTACACTACTCGCTCAAGGCTTATGGGATAACCGTAAAGATAGCGTAGATTTGTTGGTGCTTGTTACATCAGGCATCTTTTTTAGCTGCGGTCTAGGTCATACAGCGCACGGAATTGGGATGATTGGTCTAGCAGACACGACACTCTGGCAGGTTTGCTTTGATGGGATGACGATGATTCCAGCGATCGCTTTCTTGAGTTTACGGAAAAAATACAGCTTGTTAGTTCGCTTTAGTCAAATTCTCAAGTCTAAAGCAGACCTAGAGCAACGCAATGTGACACTTGAAGGAAAGGTCGAACAACGCACCCACGAATTACAAGAACAAAATCAGCGCCTTAACGAAGCCTTAGCACAAGCAAATCGGATGCAGATGCAGCTAGTGCAGTCAGAAAAAATGTCAATGCTGGGTCAAATGGTGTCAGGAATATCTCATGAAATCAATAACCCTATTAATTTTATATATGGCAACTTACCCCACGTTGAAGAGTATGTACAGGATATTGTAAAAGCTGTACAAGTGTATCAGGGCTGTTGTCCATCCGAAACTGCACGCGAACATTCCGAAGAAATCGATCTTGATTTTGTTCTTGAAGATTTGCCCCGTGTGGTTGATTCTATGAAACTAGGTGCAGAAAGAATTAGAGAACTTGTCCTCACTTTGCGTAACTTCTATCGCTTGGACGAAGCGCAAATGAAAGCAGCAGACTTGCATGCAGGAATTGATAGTACCCTAGTGCTGCTGAACAACCGCCATAACAAAAAGATTGAAATTGTCCGTTATTTCGGGAATATACCCAATGTAGAGTGCCATATCAATCAAGTGAATCAGGTGTTTATGAACCTGATATCTAATGCAATTGAGGCATTATTAGATCTACCTATACAGAATAAAAAAATTGAGATTGCAACTCATTTAGTAGGAAAGGATAAGGTAGTAGTCAGTATTTCCGACAATGGTTGTGGGATACCTCTAGAAGTTCAACAACACTTATTTGAACCTTTATTTACTACAAAACCAATAGGCGTCGGTACAGGTTTAGGGCTATCAATTTGCCATCAAATTGTAACTGAAACTCATGGAGGCCAGATTGTATGCTTTTCAGCTCCCACAGAAGGCACGACGTTTGTTGTAGAATTGCCGCTTGCTCAAAATAATCCGGTAAAAGCGAGGGAAGTTGCGATCGCACTTTAA
- a CDS encoding glycosyltransferase family 39 protein: protein MYHRTFTGGNPKSRIRPRDLWIEALWVLGLLLAAGVLFGINLGDLPLRDWDEATVAGVAREIWQASGNSLKWLYPTLGGEAYHNKPPLMHLLIAAAYSVGGVSELTTRLPSAILTAVSVPLLYGIGREIFASRTTAIFSALIYLTLLPVVRVGRLAMLDGAVLCFSVFMMWCVLRSRRDMRWALGAGMGFGLICLTKGMMGLLLGAIALLFLSWDTPRLLTSWYVWLGLLLGSAPVAAWYAAQILHYGKNFVNTGVFDQSLLRIWTPVENHKGPPWYYLLELVKYAWPWLLFLPQGFRLAWDNRNLGWAKLVLVWSSVYLVVVSVMVTKLPWYVLPVYPALALVAGAQLGEVWHWPSSRSYPRIWSRFLGLLGLLGFGGSLYFGGLGPTVDWHLQLILASAALTLIVAAVLVAQKDLQFILILLWGTYISLLLLMISPHWVWELAEAYPVKDVAAMVKNHTPEGQKVYTSFEYGRPSLNFYSNRLVIAETREQLEQRWQKDSDPYLLLDQDTFADLSLARVKQLATVSTPTPKTTTWKLIKRGLSPK, encoded by the coding sequence ATGTACCATCGAACTTTTACTGGGGGTAATCCCAAGAGCCGGATTCGCCCCCGCGACCTCTGGATTGAGGCGCTGTGGGTGTTGGGATTGCTGCTGGCGGCTGGCGTGCTGTTTGGGATTAATCTGGGCGACCTGCCGTTGAGGGATTGGGATGAGGCAACAGTTGCCGGGGTTGCCCGCGAGATTTGGCAGGCATCTGGAAACTCTTTGAAGTGGCTTTACCCAACGCTGGGTGGTGAAGCTTATCACAACAAGCCACCGTTAATGCATCTGCTGATAGCGGCTGCATACTCAGTTGGCGGTGTTTCTGAGTTGACGACGCGCTTGCCATCGGCGATTTTGACTGCTGTCTCCGTCCCCCTGCTATATGGAATTGGTCGGGAAATCTTTGCTTCGCGGACAACGGCGATTTTCTCGGCTTTGATTTACCTGACGCTGTTGCCCGTCGTGCGCGTTGGGCGTTTGGCAATGCTAGATGGGGCGGTGCTGTGCTTTAGCGTGTTTATGATGTGGTGCGTGTTACGCAGTCGTCGCGATATGCGCTGGGCATTGGGTGCGGGAATGGGGTTTGGGCTGATTTGCCTGACCAAAGGCATGATGGGATTATTGCTAGGAGCGATCGCCCTGTTGTTTCTGAGCTGGGATACCCCCAGATTGCTCACTTCTTGGTATGTTTGGCTTGGCCTGCTGCTTGGTAGTGCGCCTGTCGCCGCTTGGTATGCAGCTCAAATACTGCACTACGGTAAAAACTTCGTCAACACTGGCGTCTTCGACCAATCTCTGCTGCGGATTTGGACGCCTGTCGAAAACCACAAGGGGCCACCCTGGTATTACCTGCTGGAACTTGTAAAGTATGCATGGCCTTGGTTGCTGTTCTTGCCACAAGGGTTTCGGCTGGCATGGGACAATCGCAATCTTGGTTGGGCAAAATTAGTTTTAGTCTGGAGTAGCGTCTACCTTGTTGTCGTTTCGGTGATGGTAACGAAACTACCCTGGTACGTTTTGCCAGTCTACCCAGCGTTGGCCTTAGTTGCGGGTGCCCAGTTGGGAGAGGTATGGCATTGGCCCAGCAGCAGATCTTATCCCCGCATTTGGTCTAGATTTTTGGGCTTGCTGGGTTTATTAGGTTTTGGCGGCAGTCTTTACTTTGGAGGACTCGGCCCTACAGTAGATTGGCATTTGCAGTTGATACTTGCTTCTGCTGCTCTAACGCTGATAGTAGCAGCGGTTCTAGTCGCTCAAAAAGACTTGCAGTTCATTTTGATTTTATTGTGGGGCACGTACATTTCTCTGCTGCTATTAATGATATCTCCACACTGGGTTTGGGAGTTAGCAGAAGCCTATCCTGTTAAAGACGTTGCCGCAATGGTTAAGAATCATACCCCCGAAGGTCAGAAGGTATATACGTCCTTTGAGTATGGTCGTCCTTCGCTGAATTTCTATAGCAATCGCTTGGTTATAGCCGAGACACGCGAACAATTAGAACAACGCTGGCAGAAAGATAGCGACCCTTATTTACTACTTGACCAAGACACTTTCGCCGACCTGAGTTTAGCGCGAGTGAAACAGCTGGCAACTGTCAGCACTCCAACCCCAAAAACCACTACCTGGAAGTTGATTAAGCGAGGCTTAAGTCCTAAGTAG